In a genomic window of Gigantopelta aegis isolate Gae_Host chromosome 9, Gae_host_genome, whole genome shotgun sequence:
- the LOC121381392 gene encoding co-chaperone protein daf-41-like, translating to MPEAMSDNATENALPPVVLWAQRKDRVLLTMILENCSNPVIDMTENSLHFKGTGGTENQPHEVTMEFYAAICPETSKYFVGGREISFTLKKKNPDASFWPRLLKDQKKVHYIKTDFDRWRDEDDSDADEPADDFNLEQMMGSMGGLGGGDTGLDMDKDEEDSDDDDLPDLN from the exons ATGCCAGAAGCAATGTCTGATAACGCTACCGAAAA TGCACTGCCTCCAGTGGTCCTTTGGGCTCAACGTAAAGATCGGGTTCTCCTGACGATGATCTTGGAAAACTGTAGCAATCCAGTCATAGACATGACAGAGAATTCTTTACATTTCAA agGGACAGGTGGCACAGAAAACCAGCCTCATGAAGTAACTATGGAATTCTACGCAGCTATATGTCCCGAG acgtcaaaatattttgtaggAGGCAGGGAAATATCTTttacattaaagaaaaaaaatccagatgCATCTTTTTGGCCACGGTTATTAAAAGATCAAAAAAAG GTGCATTACATCAAAACAGATTTTGACAGGTGGAGGGATGAAGATGATTCTGATGCTGATGAACCCGCAGACGACTTTAACCTCGAACAG atgatGGGTTCTATGGGTGGACTAGGTGGTGGAGACACGGGTCTTGATATG gATAAAGATGAAGAAGACAGTGATGACGATG